ATCCAGTCATTCCATACACTAAGTCACCTTTCTTGAAGTCTGGATGACTTGAATCGACAACTTTGGCAACTCCTCGCCCAGTTATAGGCTGCACATGTTGTTTCAACATCTCAAAAtcactaaattttattattttgtgagAAAACAAACTTTGAGACAAACACaaactttaattaataaattataaattataaattataatggaTAAATTACTACCAAATCGctgagtttttaaaaaattctctaGTTCATCTTTATTTCAAAATcaatcattatattttataaaatccaaCTCCTTAATCATTAGAGAGAACCGTTAATACTTAATAGccttgaatatttatattgtttggtctctatatttttaattatacatattatttaactatttaatcccTACTCTCTTAAGTTAACAGACAAACAGTTTGATTTTTCAAAATACAGCAGTGATATCcagtgattttaaaatatagatgAACTAATGAATTTCCTAAAAATCGAGGTGATCCATATGAATTCTCTCAATTATAATACATAGAGACACTCTATTTCAATCTTGTTCATGACTATCCAGCAACCATAGAAGCACACAAACCCAGTTAATTTCTGAATTGAATTATGCCGATACTCTTGGGAACTAATAATTCTGCAAATTACTTCCGCAGTGctctaaaattaattcaaaatagaAATGAAATTTGTGAAACTCTTAAGAAATTAAACCATCTAAGAAAAGGATCAAGTTcttaagaaagaaaaggaggaaGTGATAAAAAGGAAATGGGTCTGAGTAGACTAACCGAACCAGGATTGAAGGGCGCGAAATACGAGCCCTGTAAACTTCTCATCCGGATTCTCATGTAGGGATCGCAAGACAAGTAGAGATTCTTGACAAGAACTGCCTTTGTATCAGATGGGACCTTGAGTTTGATAGTAGAATTGGTGATATACATGTCTGATTCTTGAAGAATACCAGGCACGTAATCCTTGAAAATCACCTGCTTGTTGCTCACTACTTCACCATCATCACTCTCCATTGTTGATTCAATAGCTCTCTCTTTGATCAGAACACAGCAGAGGAAATGTGAACAAAGCTATAGACAGCGAGTCGAAAACGAAGTAGAGGGAGCGAGTGACGACACGGAAAAAATTGTTTGTTGGTGAGGCGGAACTTTCACAACCGTCCTTTccctcaatttttttaataatatttaaataaaatttaatttaatttttatcaaataaaattagtaaaaataattttggataccaaatttctaaatttttaaaaaattgattaattgatttataattcaaaattatcAACTAGTACGTATTACATAAAATTaaccttttaatttattttaataattattaattaatttattttattttagagaaacaaattaaatatttaaaattataataattaaataatatatataattaaatagtaaataatataaaaaatacagcATACGTGTGCTTTTTTTTCAATCACGAGCAACTACAACCACTTGTTTTCCAACATTTTGGCCGCGAAAAAGACCAATAAGAGCAGCAGGAGCATTCTCTAGACCTTCAACAATGTCTTCCACATATGTTATCTTTCCTTGTCTGATGTAAGGCAAGACAACCTCCAAGAACTTAGGAAACTGGTGATAATATTCAGCTGCTACGAATCCTTGTATATTCACTCGTTTATATATAATAGACATCAAGTTACAGACACCTTCAGGCTCACCAAGATTGTACTGTGAGATCATTCCACACACAGCAATGCGGCCATGGATCCTCATGTTGAGAAGCACAGCATCCAGCATTTTGCCCCGAACATTTTCAAAGTAGATGTCTATTCCTTGAGAGAAGTATCTGAAGTAATTGAAAAGTGATTAATTATTCAATTGCATGTAATAATTTTGAGATTTATTTACGTGATAACCTTTTTAAAGCAGCATTCAAGTCAGGCTCCTCTTTGTAATTAAAAGCTTCATCAAAACCAAACTTGTTCTTCAATAAATCAACCTAGATATTCCGGAAcaagtaatataaaaaattagtaatgataaaaattgtaaatatatttataaatttagtctGTGATAAATGCACCTGAAGATTTTCCCGATtctcatttaaaagaaaaataataataatatcgaaATTTAAAAACCTTTTGAGGAGTTCCAGCACTTCCAACAACATAACAACCCATCAACTTAGCAAACTGGCCAACAAGCTGACCAACAGCACCTGATGCTGCTGAAATGAAAACATATTCTCCTTTCTTGGGAGCACAAACCTCATAAAACCCAGCATATGCAGTCAATCCAGGCATCcctacatttaaaaaaaataaataaataattaaacccagctattaaatttttttatttaaactataatattcttttaaaactttattaatgttaatttttacatcaattaaatattaaaaattacaggacacaatagataaattaaaatactataaataatagttataattattcattattataaaataaaaattacatatgtacatgaaaaataatcatatttaaaattttatttttaattattaacacatattgaaaataaattaatagttttatataaatttcattaatataatccttattatttattttatatataaatcataacaattaaatataatttatcaaatatttaaaatatattaactagAATAATTTATTAGCTACTAGTTAGCAGTTAAATTAACTATAttcaacaattaaattaaaaaaaaattaaatttttaaaataaaaaaattaattaatgaattttttaatattgctGAGACACAAGTACAGTCTAATGTACTTCAACAGAGAGTAGCAGAGCAAAATAAACAtgaaactataaaaaaataaaaaagaaattaaatcaaagaaaaaaaatattgagattTGATGTGCAGCTGTGATTTCTAGGACTTTACCAAGAATTCCAGTATAGTAAGAAAGAGGAACATCAGTGTGCTGAATCTTAAAGAAGCCTTGTGGTGTTGTAATAAGACTGAACTCTTCCCACCCAATTGTTCCCCAAACTAAGTCACCTTCTTGGAAATCTGGGTGCTTTGAATCCAAAACTTTACCAACTCCAAGCCCAGTAACTGGCtgcaatttataataattaatttacccAAAAGATTGGAAATTTTCCAAAGTTTTCTAAGGAAAAGAGAGTAGAAAGGTGGCTTACAGATCCTGGGGTGTAGGCAGTGAAAACGCTCTGACTAGGAATATGATTCATTAAGAGTCTCATGTAGGGATCACAGGAGAGATACAGATTCTTGACAAGTATCCCATCAGAATCTTCGGGGACTTTGAGGTTTATATTACCAGATGTTAAAAACATGTCCGAGTCTTTAGGGAAACCATTGACGTAGTCTCTGAAAATCACCTGCTTGTTGCTCACCAGCTCTCCACCACCCCCTGCCATTGTTATCTTTCTATCCTTGTTTGTGGTTCTGGAGCTCTTTTCTTCTGTTCATGTCAGATTACtgcagatttttcttttttaatgtcttTTCTCACTTAAAAGAAAATTCTTCCACTCGTCcacgtttttaatttttttaaaaaattatttaaaatattatatttttaaaaaaattttaatttgattgaatatttatgttgatgttttatttaaaataaaattagtaaagatttataacaatatttaacattttattaatgatatttttattataatttaaaataaaaaaactaactaaaataaaaaaaaatgttttacaTTACTTTTGGTAACATATATTTGAACTcaacattaataataatttttttaataataaaattaacaattaataGTTTATCTCTAAAATATTATGTTCACTATAGTACAAGCAGatgttttatatataaaatatttaataatcaaaTACTTTTtgctaataatatttaaaaattaatattttatttaataaaatataaagagaattactattaaatctctagattttttaaaaatttattaattatttttattttaaaattactcaattaaaaagcgtatatatatttttacaaaattaaactttttaattcttttatctaaaaaattattagtcaatatattttaattttagccaaataatttaataatataaatatttataattataaaaactaaacttATAACTAAAACTATAAGATTAAATAAtgtaaataattcaaaataaataacatatttttaataaaataacttaacagatgaattttataaaatatagagatgttttaattatataattttaaaataggtatgaactaattaattttataaaaattcaagaatttgatagtaatttattttaaatgtataaaatttattttcttatattattttattatttaaaataattttaacatattaatattctatttataatcattaaaattttattagtatgaagaaaaatatcaaaataaacaagAGTTAACATTTTTTGATAATAGTAAAACtttacaaataataaattttcactatattaaaaataaaataattaatgataaataatCGGTGATTAATTTACAATCGTATTTACAGGATATTGacactaaaattttttattaataattaagaaaacaaacaataaaaataaaaatgaaattttgatAGAGAgtgaaattaaagtaaaaataaaataattaaaaaataataatcaagtaaaaattaaataataaacgtgaagaaaacttaataaaaataaaattcagtcGAAGAATGAAttcattttaattatgaaaattattcattgaaataaaaatatttttattcattttaataaattggTTTTAgttataaaagatattttttataatcaatCTCTTTCTaggtataaattaattaggaaatatttattaattaacctTAATCAATAAAGAactgaaattatataaatattaaaaaaataaagctgaataataaaatttaaaactaaaaaaattagtaaaactAGAGAAATTAAGAATATATAACTGCAAGGAaacataagaaaaagaaaagaattaggTCAAAAAGAGAGGATGAGCTGCTATTATTAAAAAGGGCTTTACATAGCAAAATTTTagagaattttttttgaaatttcttcttaaagagtttaatttaaatatttttagtaaaataatctttttgatttgatttttagagATCAGATATTTTTTGATCTTTTAGAGAAAATCTCATGAGATTTGGACCGATTTAAATACTTTAAatgaaaaatctaattttttttccaaatcaAATATGTTTATCCAGTTGTTCGAAAAGTTATTTAGAAATTTGAGCAATTATTTACCATTAAATCTGTTCAGCCATTGcacataatatatattttcttttttaattttgactCTTTTTTCTATACTTTGCATTCctatataaaattcataaaaattaccaaaataaaagtatttatattttatttgatcaattatttattaaaatatatgtcAAATATGTAGGACATatctttcaaattataaataattaaatttaaaatcactaattatatgtaaaatataatatacttactaattttattaaataataaatattttttataaataaaaaattaataaatttttaaaccattcttttgaattatatttattaattgtcCATATATCATTTTACTATAGGGTATTGGATTTTCAAATTGTTGTTTTCGTTAAAGCAATTGATGAATGATAAATTTCTAAAATAGATAAACAacagatttataaaattttaaaattaaatatttttaaaacagaCTATgtgataaaaactgaaaaaagagattttcaattaagcaaataataaaacaaaataattttagtaatataaaTCTAATATGTAtagaaattcaattaaaaaaatgaaaaaatcttttaaaaaataaacataagaaaaagaagaaataaaacaaaaaataaagtcaCATATTCATCTTCATTGCTGTTGCAAGTAGAATATGTCAGATTTTTACTGGAGGATGACGTACTGGATGACACTGTCGACTCCGATTCTGAACTGGACTATTTTTTAGATTTCCTTCAGCTGGATACTTTCTTTGATAACTTATTGCTGTAAAATCTGTTATGATTATTTCAATAATTGCTCTATCCAAAGTAAACGACTGAGTTTTATATGCATTAGCCGCTATAATCATTTattgtaataaatttaaaatattatattcaaataATCCATTTATATTCTACTCACAAACCGTTCGAAACATTATATTTGAATTGGGAAATGATATTTAGTTTATTTAGAATTCTTAAATCTGGTGGGTTATATATATTGATACTTTGGTATTATGATAATATAtagaatattaaaattcattagcTATTCATATCagagtaatttataatatagatcttaaaatttaataaaatctataatttaatttttatcattttaataataaatattttagtttttaaaattttcttctattaataaaataattctttcattaaaattcactattaaactataataaatttaatattttaaattttacattttataaaaatttaattttttaaaaataatttttaataatttaatctttataatatactatttataataatttaatttctttaattttgagatgattagtaaaattaataaaaagactattttgttactaaaataaaaacttaaaagataattttatttaccATTAAATAGCAAGAATTAAATTGTGAATTTTCTTAAATCTCAGGATCATGCTGTAAATTattctaaatataatatattattattattatattatataaagccaatagaaaattatatttaaaaagtaaataacgTATATGCATAacgagatatatatatatatatatatatacacaaaaaattttttttttctttatttggattatctataaaataatataaatttattatcataaattttcaatttgatttttatatctaatttaattttatttaaattaatttttagagttTATCCATAATGTATATTATGTATTAATATGAGAAGGGAGGAAAACACTCGAATTTGCTTAAACATCTTTactatagataataattttattatttaaaaattataaataaaataattaatgacaAAAAATTTGTTATAACTTTcaaattattaatgaataattaaatttaaaattaataattgtatgtgaaataaaaatataaaattaacaacTTTAAATCTTTTATTACATTAAGATAAAGTTACttatttgttttataatttcactataatgattttttatatttctaataataaatttattacataaaaagtgtaattatataaataaaaattatgtatttattataaaacttataatatttaataatttaaaaaataaatttaatattaaaattttattttattaatagaataattattttattataaatttatccttaatcaatttaaattaaaaaaaataaattatataaatattaaaattataaaaattaaattatt
The Manihot esculenta cultivar AM560-2 chromosome 1, M.esculenta_v8, whole genome shotgun sequence genome window above contains:
- the LOC110620755 gene encoding NADP-dependent alkenal double bond reductase P2 isoform X1 codes for the protein MAGGGGELVSNKQVIFRDYVNGFPKDSDMFLTSGNINLKVPEDSDGILVKNLYLSCDPYMRLLMNHIPSQSVFTAYTPGSPVTGLGVGKVLDSKHPDFQEGDLVWGTIGWEEFSLITTPQGFFKIQHTDVPLSYYTGILGMPGLTAYAGFYEVCAPKKGEYVFISAASGAVGQLVGQFAKLMGCYVVGSAGTPQKVDLLKNKFGFDEAFNYKEEPDLNAALKRYFSQGIDIYFENVRGKMLDAVLLNMRIHGRIAVCGMISQYNLGEPEGVCNLMSIIYKRVNIQGFVAAEYYHQFPKFLEVVLPYIRQGKITYVEDIVEGLENAPAALIGLFRGQNVGKQVVVVARD
- the LOC110620755 gene encoding NADP-dependent alkenal double bond reductase P2 isoform X2 — encoded protein: MAGGGGELVSNKQVIFRDYVNGFPKDSDMFLTSGNINLKVPEDSDGILVKNLYLSCDPYMRLLMNHIPSQSVFTAYTPGSPVTGLGVGKVLDSKHPDFQEGDLVWGTIGWEEFSLITTPQGFFKIQHTDVPLSYYTGILGMPGLTAYAGFYEVDLLKNKFGFDEAFNYKEEPDLNAALKRYFSQGIDIYFENVRGKMLDAVLLNMRIHGRIAVCGMISQYNLGEPEGVCNLMSIIYKRVNIQGFVAAEYYHQFPKFLEVVLPYIRQGKITYVEDIVEGLENAPAALIGLFRGQNVGKQVVVVARD